The window aatctttccaatcaccaagttaaactcacctctttgcatcttaatctacaagaatgataataatactatcgttaagttacgaaaggtacaactatcgcacaacgaacgacaaacctattttgtattaaaacgggcagcatctcccctataatccttacttcctccaaattcaagataacaccaacaatacaagaacagaacaataacaacatatatacatcattttccagccctatatacaccatcaaatactacaaaacagcccaacacaccccaatctcttcatacacaaaacgaccatcgtagtagtgtcaaacgacccgaaaatgttatgacgaacgaccagccaaccaccctatatttatatggtgtttctacacccccttcctcctccaaaactccacaaaacagtagtaaaacacgcagcccaacagcaacacaaaacagtccacaaaacagtccgttacaagtgaataactcgaactcacggcttccgatcaccgtcccgtgagttctcacaagtataaaacgacttaccatgaatttatagaagaaaaactggatgaaagagagcagtaaactcaccttatttgttagataactcagctcctatcttggttcttcaaactctagtttttacctccaattagaacttgaaagagagagaaaatcaattagggtttgtggaaaatttttgggaggattctttgcagagcttatgtctggttattatgctctattttaagtctaatatatgaagaaaatatgcccttaaaaggcctctttggacgacccgaaatggcccatttttgggctttcatttaagcaagtaggtgacacacctacttgtcacctagcagcttgcgtaGTATCGGACAAATGcgcatatctttctactccaatgtcgtattgataaacggtttaatgcgttggaaaatagactcatagatctttaattttatgggtggaacaccccatgactctaagtatattgggaggaaatcgcagttacatttgacccaaagtttcagtaaaacttatgaatgtaacttgtgatgactttcatcgacttttgttccacaactcgcttgacttcaaaacataacacacggatgtcatatgactaatataaatcataacataatctccttatcatgttaatcaccctagtctcaccccaaaggtacatgttataacatttccaacttgtcgactttcgacgaaacattgttttatttaattgctttagcttctgaactgtccaaccctctttgtacttgttgttcatgatcttcaatatttgtaacctcagaggtaacatgattaacttactttatatacttttaaatattatctcatttttgatcctatattagtttgcttacgacgcatttttatcgtacgaaaatatagggtataACAATTCACCTCCTCGTGGATGACATCATTGATGGAGGGATTGAATTTTTGTCTGACTTGCCTTACCAGAAGGTAGAATGGATCAGCCTTTAAATTTATGTGTGGTGATATCCTTGGGGATACCCGACATATCTGCATGGATGAAGGCAAACAAATCCGCATTAgttattaagaattgactgaatttACCTAGTTCTTAGAGTTTGCAGCTGATGTAGTCCTTTTTGCTATAGTCACTGGGATCtaattgaacggggtcgaggtcctctataGTCGAATCTGCGGCTTCAACCATTTCAGGATCCATGATGATGTCCCTGGTCTTTTCTTGTgtcgacctcgaccctgttgattgctatgcccTTTTTTCCTTATCTTTTTTCTGTTGGGTTGTTGTTCCATCTAAGGCGATGTGGTAGCATTCCTGGGACGTGCGTTGTTCTCCCTGTATGCAGAATATCCCCCAAGGTGTTGGGAATTTGATTACTTGGTGTAAGTTGGAGGGAATGGATCTCATGAGATGTATCCACGGTCGCCCTACTATGGCGTTGTACGCGGTGTCCTAGTCCATAATGTGGAATGTCGTCTCCAATGTTACGCCGTCGGCCAAGACTGGGAGTGTAATTTCTCCCAATGTCTGCTCAACTACATTATTAAAACCGGTTAGCGTGATGCAGCGCGACACTATAATGTCCTCAAGTCTCATCTGGGTgaggactcggggatggataatgcacaCTCCACTTCCATCATCCACCATGATGTGTTTGACATCAGTATCTAAAATGCACAAAGTAATTACGAGAGCGTCATTATGAGGGAAAGTCAAACCGTTGGCATCTAactcatcgaagatgatactttcttcgagtccgTCATACCATTCGTAGGTGATGGATCTTTTGAGCTTATGGGTGGCAGTGAATATAACGTCGTTGATGGAGGTGTCATCGCTGCCGTTGATTATCATGTTGATAGTGTGAGATGGTGACAGTGAATTTGGTGGGCCTTGGCGTTCACGTCCTCTGGCAAAGTTGTTTCTCCCCTTGTCGATCAACAGCTCTTTGAGGTATCCCTGCTGCAACATGTTCATAACCTCTTGCCTGAGGGCAATGCAGTCTTCTTATTTTTGTCCGCGCTCCTGGTGAAATTTGCAGAGGGCGTCAGATTGTTTGGAGCTCGTGTCAGACCTCAACTTGGGTGGCTATTTCACCTTCGTTCCGAGTTTTTCCAGGGCATAGACTATTTATGTAGGTGACTGATAAGTGGGGGTTTTGACTTCTTTtatcaccttttagcttttgttttagtccgaaagtattgaattgtgtttccaaaactaataaaattgtgcaaattgcaggaatactggaagtttggtctcccgagatgaaatccgactaaaaaaggagtattccgaagcacaaggcaataaagggtgcataagcacaaatgtgcggtccgcagaattccatATGCGGTCGCAAACCAAAAAGAAATACATAACAGGACATTTAGCAATGtgccgcacatgaattgtgccgTCGCAGAACTGGCTGaagagtcaaagatcagagagtatgcaaaaagaccaagtccaacAGCCTctgtgaagtgcggaccgcacaagaattgtgcggccgtagaagattgcctcgcggccgcagtCCAGAAATGTGCTGCCGCAGAACTTacctgcctgccaactgaagaaatttgcggaccgcacatggaattgttcggccgtagaacctcccgaGGGTCATTTTTTTCGCGATTTttagccctgtataaatagacaagCTTCACAAAATTAGTTCAAGTTTGAACATATAAAGTTGATGTAGCTGTTTCTCTTTGCTATTTTAGGatgttttagcttatttgagtattttaacattagatttcatcattttaatcttccattatgagtttaattagcctttcatatttattttcttcaaatcccatAATGATTAACTAGATTTtattagggttgtgacccaaccctagtgtgtaaaccttatgggtgattaattttatgcttgtttatgattgggtgttgattatttagcttagttcatgcttcaattttagaattaatggttgcaaacattgattcatgcctatttgacttagtctctacttgagaaagagggacctagtctaggataacttagttAACAAGGAATTGTCTTAATTGAGAGATTaattaacctaattaaagggttcaaactagagattgTAAGAACCAGatttgagctcttatcaactgttttggttgacagccatttggacttgagaaagccaaatttggaaaaatcactctctgaccgagaggtatacAATGGGTAACgtggagttgagagctataatacaccccaatcaacaaaacaagtataaacatcttTATCCAATTAGGTAAACACCTtttatggtcacaaccctaggcctttaatcaaattggaaaaacctcaaaaacattAATCTATAATTTAATTTCTTTAGCTTGCATTCATTAGAATAACagtagaaatagaaaataaaaccttgttgtggaagtgcaatcttgtCACGCtctgacctcggggagcgtgatcGGCACTCAATCGAGATACCCTAGTTAAGTAAGTgtactagatgccttctacccaaccttgcccattaacactTTAAGAATCAGTACAagagatagacatgagaagagtcaagtgttcccctttattcaaaagagattcatttacgacttccaaaatattacaagtttatagatatgaggaaaaacatgtttgccacatACCAATacttctagttcattacccaatatcaaacaccacccacaacctgtctacggagcctctaagtacaacagaaaagaagaatggaagtgtcggagacaaggccccgactatacctcaaagttaaaaatacaacgtcaaatgacacaAGGTCCAGAACAGAGttgggctcaccaaaacctgttacatagagagtgactgctaacgaggaccaaagctgcccgctgatgaaccacttgcatccattgaagatgcagcaccccgGGCAAAAAtagacgttagtacatgtggaatagtactagtatgtaaagctaaatgtcctctttcgaaATAGAACGCCAATATCAGAAGGGGAAACACCATTGAAGCAACAAGTAACAGTCAATGATacccaaatgccaagttaaaacataacaatttttaaaaatacaaaaataatatatatttttggttgggagatcattagcaccaatataccaagtgtttttagcacggagtccgatcatgcccgattGGCTAGGATATCTCCCCACGACAATGtagtttgacatgtgatgcgaaaaaaaggtgttaccaagagtagtaccaccatgtgcgcaacatggtgtCCAATCTccacccgattggctaggccgccTTTTCACATATGCCATGTGagttgactttccaattcacaactaatatcaatctcatcccaattaagcaGAATGATCACAATCATATTAATATTTCAAtcccatcccaaataaggggaataatcacaatccactcttataccggcacatgtagtttcgtgtgtgggccttatgacccagccttcctcggtttgctaatgatactcccaaaaatatttttattttgcacacaagggaaacaaaaatataaatatttttttatattcacctcattgcctttcacactatatatagcCTCGTTAGTAACTTCAAtcattcacaacatcattattatttcattagCCCTCTTGGTCATActtatgattcttctttcatggcacggTGGCTGTATTTCACATTTCactcttttatttctttactttcaaggatcatcaacataaatatcaacatatagaatattccggaaatcacaactttaagttcattagtaatgaaggctttaaacacattaGATCCCTTTTCAAAGTATGGAGCACAATGACTTGTAATCACAACACAAGTAAAAAAATCATAAGCGAGTAATACACCGTATCTTTTTAAATACTTCTTcacaaaagggcaatacacaaatTCAAGTCTTGAGTACgtaagaactcaaatcacattgAAAATAATTATAAAGGAAGGCATGGTGATTTACGATTTAAACACGACGTCAAATCAAATGCACTAGCTGCAACAAccatggccacattttatatctcactttagctctttcactttcaaacatacTTATCGGTCATCAATAGTAAGAGCACTTGGGATCAATGCCTtaagcatgaatatgaacaatagggGTCTTAGGTGCATTGAGTTTTCTTTCACTATTGGGCATAACAACTTGCAATTCAAAACATGATTGAAATCATAATATTCTGACACATTGGTCACATTTAAATACACTCTCGAAGGAGAGCACAATATGATAGGAGCATCTGGTACACATTTCTAgtacatatctttcaacacaagttTATTTGGAATAGTAACGTTTATACGGGataactcggaacatgagaattaggaacttgggccaaccatacttaaaacttatgggaacatcatggaattcgattccaagagagaagtttagacaacataccttgcatgagctttccttaaattaataCAATGCTCCAACACTtatagcaataacaatctatataAAGATATCGAAAGTTGGTTAATAATTAGGAGGATtcccatggtgtaactctcttaggaattttgtcaagcacctagtatgcaaaatagactacaaagctctacgagggtaatcccttcctccctcaactaatttcaacaagaaactacccaaaatagttcattaaccccacatactacaagctattatcacatgcatggcctatttccaatcCCACAATACACTTAGACCCTAAAATAACTTGAATGGGTGATATAGGATAGGAACTTACCCGGATAAATAGTGGTCTAGTgagtggcttccttgattcttgaatatTGGTGCAAGAATGGGTGTTTAGAATGCTAGGCCTTCCCCTTCCCTCTCTAAAATattcttacctctctctaaattTACCAGACATTCATTTCAAAATGAGCctcaaaggctatttatcaaaatgggttcgggttataaaaataggaaaatggaccctccgaactcaggtctggggtagcagaatggaccgcataacagatATGCAGCCCGCAAAATTGGCCGCGAAAATGATACCAAGAACCGGTCTGGTCTGGACCGGTCTGtgacaggtctgcggtccgcagatcacttatgcggccgcagaatcatcCCACAAAATTCTTCACGTCAAATCTGTGATGGAAAATGCGGACTGCGAAATgaatatgcgatcgcagaatggaccgcaaaacgaccttcaaaattcaaccattTTTCCGATCAACTCTACGACGGGTATGCGGCCCACAGAATGGATCTGCGGTCACGAATCTGACCGCATAACTGGCCCTTCAGCAAAACTTTTCCACCAATACCtcgatgcattcttcaacccaaaaagtccatacATCTATACACATcacctacctcggcaccacaaaacttgAATCCCTTagcaaacttttacggggccttacaaatcttagataacccatttgcttgcttcaaatatatactcctaacacccttCATAACTCCATGtgaaattcgaccccgactcttgttggataCTATTATTGCATATGACCGTATCATATCTCCTATAGAGGTGTGTTGTGGActtcatcaatttttggcgccgttgtcagagagttaaaacggtgttagctatatatttgggtgtgtttttggaatatcgtcTTTTTCTTCCATGGtactaacttgtgtgagaaatcgtaggtacaaccatggtgAACAATGAGATCGaaaatttgcctttgggggatgtggacgtcgagGATGATCAAGTTGATGAGCTtcttcttgaacctcaagccaatagaagaggccgagtgcctcatgacaatgtccccgttccacccccacctacACCACGAGTGACTCTACATCGAatattacccaatgaaggatatgcaagtacAATAGTCCCTCCCGTATTAGGGTGGGCaaccttcaaatcaccaatgtgatgctcactttgcttaagcaacgaggtttcttcaccggtgctccaactcaaaatgcgtacaaacatttgaagggattTGTGGACACTTATTGGGGGAGAAAATAAACAAATGTGTCCgatgatgcattgaggctaaggctttttcccttctctcgaccagggaaagctttagattagtTGGAACGATtaccgaaccattccattcacatttgggatgagttggcggaaaggtttatttctaagttcttctctcgggggcacatggctacacttcgagatgagattttggcattcaagcaagagccaaatgaaccactacacgagatatgggaacgctattgaacaatggttaaggaatgtcccaacaatgatatgacggagaatatgattcaacaaactttctattgtgggatcaacacaaccaaccaatatgtagtgaatcaacttgtcggtgggaatttcatgactacaccttatgcggaggcatgtgagattttggatgagaaGGCAGAAACGTCATCGGCTTGGCAATCTCGGGCTAATGTTTCACAAGGTGACCCAAATatgattcaccttcacaaagaattgcaagaccatgggcaagccattgccgagttGATAGCTACCATGACGCCAtagcaaaggcccaactaaatcaagtgcaaaatcctaagaaagtcaatgccatggaggggaGTGAACATGATAGTGAGCAAGAGGAGGACTaaaggtccacaagtgcaaaatcgagtggagaattatgtgcaagaagatagtggttttgataaagatgattcttataatgaacaagaagaggaggtgcaatatgtgaaaaactttcaagggaaaagaaacaacttccaagtcccaaaccaacaacaatggcgacctcaaaacaatcaaagcaattggaattctaacaaccaaggaaatttgAGTGGcggcaacaatcaagggaattggcataacaacaacaaacaagGAACTTGGAGtggaaataatcaaggaaattggggggagGGGGTGTAACAATCAAGGAGGATGGAACAACAGTCAAGGCAACTGGGGGTCaagctttcaaaggcccccaatgtatcaacaaccgaacaaccttcctccttatccttcccatggttcaagttcttcaaacaacgagatggggcgtattgaaaacatgttcaagcaaatgatggaaaagaatgtcgattcggatgcccaacttgcctcacacaacacatcaatccacaacttagaagttcaaatggggcaaatctcccaagctctaaattctcgtcctaagggggcactaccaagtgacacggtagtaaacccaaagggtggaaacaacgCGAGTCATgtcatggccgttactacaagaagtaaaagaggtgggaatgcacccacctcaagtccaAGGCAACTTATGGATGATGAGCAACTGGTGCAAGAAGAAGAGATTCCGAGTAATGAGGTGCAACCTAATAATGAAGtctggattgatattgatgatagtgtggaagataCTCAAAAGGAggtaaacccgtctagggatcatattattgacataccggagccggaggtgcaaaaggctaaggcaccattacctaagcctccacctccataccctcaaagacttgccaagaaaaatggtgaaaaccaattcaagaaatttattcaaatgatgaagaggctctaaatcaatgtgccattagttgaagctttggagaaaatgcccggttatgcaaagtttagtGACAAAGAAGCagtcaataaattttgaaatgatcaaagtcactcatcaagtgagtgcaattatgcattcaatggctcctaagttgtaggatcccggtgctttcacgattctttgtacaattggaagtgcggagtttgctaaagctctttgtgatcttggggcaagtatcaatttgatgccctattcgattttcaagactttggtgattgggaaaccaagacccacctctatgagattgcaaatggccgatagtactatgaagagacccttgggagtgattgaagatgtcttggttcgtgttgataaattcattcttccgatggattttgtcattctagattgtgaagttgattatgaggtgccgattattcttggaagaactttccttgctacggggaaggatctttgtgatgttgaagttGGAGAACTTAcattccgggttggtgatgaaaaactggttttccatgtgtgtaagtccatgcggcaaccaaatagcaatgaggtgtgctcttttgtggaaTTGGTGactgatgttattgttgatgacacaagtgctatAATCAATGTTGTGATATGTTGGAGATCGTCTTGCTCAACtgtgatgatgacgagatggatggctccATGGAATGtgtggggtcgtacaactatgcaccccggaaattgtctttggatcttgaaaataggataACTCCTcttacaaagccttctattgaagagcctcctaccttggagttgaatccattgcctccacatcttctgTATAAATTTCTTGGTCCttattctactttaccggttattctttcctcttgtttgactaacgtgcaggtagatttcACAttagcggtgctacaaaagaggaagaagtctattgggtggacattggcggatattcgggggataagccctaccttttgcatgcataagatcaagttggaggatgtcgccaaaccatctattgaacatcaaagggaACTCAATGAGTCTATGCAAtaagttgtcaagaaggagattatcaagtagttggatgtcggggttgtctaccctatCTCCAATAGTTCGTAGACTTCTTCGGTTCAATGTgtccaaagaagggggcatgatggTGGTCACCAATAACAAGAATgtgttgattcctacaagaacggtgaccggatgtagggtgtgtatggactatcgcaagctcaacaaagtcacaagaaaggatcactttccacttcctttcttagattaAATTCTTGATAGATTGGCTGGCCGTACTTTCTATTACtctcttgatgggtattcgggctacaaccaattTTTTATTGCTCcaaaagatcaagagaaaacaacctttacatgtccctatggtactttcgccttcaagcggatgccatttggtttgtgcaatgcaccagtgacttttcaaaggtgtatgatggctatctttatggacatggtggaggactaccttgaagttttcatggatgacttctcagtggtaattgtcttgaaaatttggataacgtgttggctagatgtgaagaaacaaatttggttcttaattgggagaaatgccatttcatggccgaggaaggcattgtccttggccaaaaaatttcaaagaatgaaattgaagttgacaaggaaaagattgaggtgatttctaaacttccacctccaacttcggtgaaaggtGTACGGaatttcttaggccacgcgggaTTTTACcaaagtttcatcaaatatttctctaaggtggtgaacccattgtgcaagcttcttgagaaggatgctaaggtcaacttcaatgatgattgcatgaaatattttgaattgttgaagttcaagttgacaactactcccatcatcattacttcaaattggagtgtcccttttgaactcatgtgtgatgcaagtgacgtagcggttggggctgtttttgggcaacgtatcaacaaaaatTTTCATCTGGTCCACTATGCTAGTAAGGCCATGAATAGTGCCCATCTCAACTATACCGTttcggagaaagagctcctttccattgtgtttgcaattgagaagttccgcccgtacttgatgggtgcaaaagtcattgtccacacggatcatacGGCGCTTCgatatcttatgagcaagaaggactccaaagctcggttgattagatgggtgattttgttgcaataatttgatattgacatccaagataaaaAAGGGAGTGAAAACTATGTGGaagaccacttgtctcatttggaggatggggggccgcatgatggccttgaaatcaataactcattccccgatgagcaactcttggctatttcaatgaaagagg is drawn from Nicotiana tomentosiformis chromosome 12, ASM39032v3, whole genome shotgun sequence and contains these coding sequences:
- the LOC104115315 gene encoding uncharacterized protein, encoding MLQQGYLKELLIDKGRNNFARGRERQGPPNSLSPSHTINMIINGSDDTSINDVIFTATHKLKRSITYEWYDGLEESIIFDELDANGLTFPHNDALVITLCILDTDVKHIMVDDGSGVCIIHPRVLTQMRLEDIIVSRCITLTGFNNVVEQTLGEITLPVLADGVTLETTFHIMD